In a genomic window of Microcoleus sp. AS-A8:
- a CDS encoding DUF5110 domain-containing protein, with product MQYQLIGNSVICGTARFSALNHGLVRLEWSATGQFEDSPTVIVLTRPQPVPFKSIEWAETGVLHLHTEWLQIVYRPDREPFNDANLNIYVNCDNKTWNWTPSTIDTENLGGTFTSLDLLHREFHPTGVHPASVFQEFPHTQEWLYTALKAIHQSLRDRGEITAFEDPPLGYLNHFRLDELPEPMQKFLQQWRHYPPGLLSRSGYSILNDSSSALVKQGGLSERSDANGQDWYFFGYGTDYAQVLQDFVHLCGRIPMLPRWAFGVWFSLYDQMHDTDYQHLAQQFDQLELPLDVLVLDVDWHVAGWCGWDWNEQFFPNPQGFLQWAHSTGLHIGANVHIEGVSPQESQFSALCAARGLNPDEVKAGNVFPVKNPTTGWIFESWQPDAPTLELLAKANADEGWLLFNLASQSEADLFMQALHSPREEDGIDFWWIDGANAKYSGVNSQLWTNHVYFTHLEAHHKRRPLILSRTGGVGSHRYPVQFSADTYSHWEVLRFLVDFTARAGNVGVSYWSHDLGGFFGHVPGVPLIDPELFVRWIQFGCFSPIVRFHSDHGRREPWSYGQWVLNAIRKALQLRMQLVPYLYHLGRVAYETGLPLCRPLYLAYPKDEQAYQVTTQFLLGDRILVAPVVEAGGYRSVYLPEGKWWERSTAQFYTGIQHLNLYIPLDRIPVFVQAGAILPLAEFSRRVGTAPPTHLILEVYAGADGELDFYEDDGESTAYHTEAGSRRRFTQRREGDCYLLTGEPVRGSYSGMLQERSFQIFWTGLVSGSRVEASGVEIGEQEWRQDVLSLTLATVPQTAFWQITVTPSVSSDGF from the coding sequence GTGCAATACCAACTCATCGGCAACAGCGTTATCTGTGGAACCGCTCGTTTTAGCGCCTTGAATCATGGCTTGGTGCGTCTAGAATGGTCTGCCACAGGTCAATTTGAAGACTCTCCTACGGTGATAGTTTTAACTCGCCCCCAACCTGTACCCTTTAAGAGTATTGAGTGGGCTGAAACAGGAGTACTTCACCTGCATACGGAGTGGCTCCAAATCGTCTATCGACCTGATCGCGAACCCTTCAATGATGCCAACCTGAATATTTATGTAAATTGTGACAACAAGACTTGGAATTGGACGCCTTCAACCATTGACACAGAGAATTTGGGCGGCACCTTTACCAGCTTAGACCTGCTCCACCGAGAGTTTCACCCCACTGGAGTGCATCCAGCTTCCGTGTTTCAAGAGTTCCCTCACACCCAAGAATGGCTCTACACGGCCTTGAAAGCCATTCACCAGAGTTTGCGCGATCGCGGGGAAATCACCGCTTTTGAAGATCCACCCCTGGGATATCTGAATCATTTCCGCCTGGATGAACTCCCCGAACCCATGCAAAAATTTTTGCAACAATGGCGGCACTATCCCCCTGGCTTACTGAGTCGCAGTGGTTACAGCATCCTGAATGATTCCAGTAGCGCTCTTGTGAAACAGGGAGGGCTGAGTGAGAGATCGGACGCCAACGGTCAAGACTGGTACTTTTTCGGCTATGGTACCGACTACGCCCAAGTTTTACAAGACTTTGTCCACCTGTGCGGACGCATCCCCATGCTGCCACGTTGGGCTTTTGGGGTTTGGTTCTCTCTGTATGACCAAATGCATGATACAGATTACCAACACCTTGCCCAGCAATTTGATCAACTCGAATTACCGTTAGATGTTCTCGTACTCGATGTCGATTGGCACGTAGCCGGTTGGTGTGGTTGGGACTGGAACGAGCAATTTTTCCCCAATCCCCAAGGGTTTCTGCAATGGGCACACAGTACTGGGTTACATATCGGTGCCAATGTCCACATTGAAGGCGTATCCCCGCAGGAGAGTCAGTTCTCCGCTTTGTGTGCAGCACGGGGACTGAACCCGGATGAGGTAAAGGCGGGTAACGTCTTCCCTGTGAAAAATCCTACCACTGGCTGGATTTTTGAGTCCTGGCAACCCGATGCGCCAACCCTCGAACTTTTGGCGAAGGCTAACGCGGACGAAGGTTGGTTGCTATTCAATTTGGCGTCTCAGTCAGAAGCTGATTTATTCATGCAGGCGTTACACAGCCCTCGTGAGGAAGATGGCATTGATTTTTGGTGGATTGATGGCGCTAACGCGAAGTATTCAGGTGTAAATTCCCAATTATGGACGAATCATGTTTATTTCACGCATCTAGAAGCGCATCACAAGCGACGTCCCTTGATTCTCTCTCGCACAGGTGGGGTTGGTTCTCATCGCTACCCCGTACAGTTCTCCGCGGATACCTATTCCCACTGGGAAGTCCTGCGGTTTTTAGTGGATTTCACGGCAAGAGCAGGTAATGTGGGAGTTAGTTATTGGTCGCACGATTTGGGGGGGTTTTTCGGTCATGTCCCCGGTGTACCCTTGATTGACCCGGAACTCTTTGTTCGGTGGATACAATTTGGCTGCTTTTCTCCCATTGTCCGCTTTCATTCCGATCATGGTCGGCGCGAACCTTGGAGTTATGGACAATGGGTACTCAATGCGATACGAAAGGCATTGCAGCTCAGGATGCAATTAGTACCTTACTTGTATCATCTGGGTCGGGTTGCCTATGAGACAGGTTTACCCTTGTGCCGTCCCTTGTACCTTGCCTATCCTAAAGATGAACAAGCTTATCAAGTAACGACGCAGTTTTTATTAGGCGATCGCATTTTAGTCGCCCCAGTCGTTGAAGCCGGTGGTTACCGTTCGGTTTATTTGCCTGAAGGTAAATGGTGGGAACGCTCAACGGCTCAATTCTACACAGGTATTCAGCATTTAAACTTGTATATCCCGCTCGATCGCATACCCGTTTTTGTGCAAGCTGGAGCCATTTTACCCCTCGCGGAATTTTCCCGCCGTGTTGGAACGGCACCGCCAACCCATCTAATTCTAGAGGTCTATGCGGGGGCAGACGGTGAACTAGACTTTTACGAAGATGATGGGGAAAGCACCGCTTATCACACGGAAGCTGGTAGTCGTCGTCGTTTTACCCAACGTCGTGAGGGGGATTGTTATCTACTCACAGGTGAACCCGTGCGGGGGAGTTATTCAGGAATGCTTCAAGAGCGAAGCTTCCAAATTTTCTGGACTGGCTTGGTATCTGGGAGTCGAGTAGAGGCAAGTGGTGTGGAGATTGGTGAGCAGGAATGGAGGCAAGATGTCTTGTCCCTTACTCTGGCAACCGTGCCGCAAACGGCGTTTTGGCAGATTACTGTGACACCATCCGTCTCTTCCGATGGATTTTGA
- a CDS encoding ABC transporter substrate-binding protein encodes MHSHIPKRLSPKEHLLEFEVKQVAIAVGLLSLVSSALASCAAPPQNTQSSNKPDTKVSSVAVTLRDLGNPFFVQVGKGAEAEAKKLGGANARTTIVSSGDDLNQQFNQIENFIASKVSMIILNAADTKGIAPAVEKVKQAGIPIIAVDTAAEGGVDATVTSNNLQAGEVSCQYIAERLKGQGSVVIINGPPVASVVERIEGCLSVFSKYPGIKILSKDQNAEGSRDGGLRVMSDLLTSFGKIDAVFAINDPCAIGAELAAKQAKRDEFFIVGVDGAPEALDALKQSNSLFVATAAQDPFRMAAKAVEVGNDILKGNKPANPNILIPVKLITRENVNQHKGWTSE; translated from the coding sequence TTGCACAGTCATATTCCCAAACGACTCTCTCCAAAAGAGCATCTATTGGAGTTTGAGGTGAAACAAGTAGCGATCGCAGTCGGTCTTTTGAGTTTAGTCAGCAGCGCTCTTGCCAGTTGCGCCGCACCTCCCCAGAACACGCAAAGCAGCAATAAACCGGACACAAAAGTTTCATCCGTTGCTGTAACACTCCGTGACCTCGGCAACCCTTTCTTTGTGCAAGTGGGTAAGGGAGCGGAAGCTGAAGCCAAGAAACTTGGTGGTGCGAATGCGAGGACAACCATCGTTTCTAGTGGGGACGATTTAAATCAGCAATTCAACCAAATCGAAAACTTTATTGCCTCGAAGGTCAGCATGATCATACTCAATGCTGCCGACACTAAAGGGATTGCTCCTGCTGTAGAAAAAGTTAAGCAAGCAGGAATTCCAATTATTGCAGTTGATACCGCTGCTGAGGGAGGTGTTGATGCCACCGTTACCTCCAATAACCTGCAAGCGGGTGAGGTGAGCTGTCAATACATAGCAGAGCGATTGAAGGGTCAAGGCAGTGTTGTGATTATCAACGGGCCTCCTGTCGCTTCAGTGGTAGAGCGCATCGAAGGGTGTCTGAGCGTATTCTCCAAATATCCTGGCATCAAGATTCTTTCAAAAGATCAGAATGCAGAAGGTAGCCGTGATGGTGGGTTGAGAGTCATGAGCGATTTGCTCACCTCCTTCGGAAAAATTGATGCAGTTTTTGCCATTAATGACCCTTGTGCTATTGGCGCAGAGCTAGCGGCTAAACAGGCGAAACGGGATGAGTTCTTTATTGTTGGCGTCGATGGTGCACCTGAGGCTCTAGATGCACTGAAGCAGAGCAATAGTTTATTCGTTGCGACGGCGGCTCAAGATCCATTTCGCATGGCAGCCAAGGCCGTTGAGGTTGGGAACGATATTCTCAAAGGGAATAAGCCTGCCAATCCCAACATTCTTATTCCAGTCAAACTCATCACTCGTGAAAATGTGAATCAGCATAAAGGCTGGACAAGTGAATAA
- a CDS encoding sugar ABC transporter ATP-binding protein yields MASSTQPSIKTKPVLEMQGITKTFHGFTALHDVNLTIYPGEVHALMGENGAGKSTLMKILAGAYIADAGAIKIDGQTVRMTDPGQARELGIAIIYQELNLAPNLTVAENIFMGSEIRKGGTLIDPDGMRRKAAEVLENLDASFDAGDLVSSLSIAEQQQVEIARALKDKSRILVMDEPTAALSDRETEKLFEVVRRLRNEGIAIIYISHRMEEIYALADRVSVIRDGGYIGSLEKSEISAARLVEMMVGRPLQDLYEHKRQTTPGPVVLEVTHLSDGRKVKSASFQLHAGEIVGLAGLVGAGRTEIARLIFGADRKASGEIKLEGRSLNISTPDDAIKAGIAYVPEDRKHLGLFLEISSGENITMNVLGREAKAGIINSKSLFRIVADAVNNLGIRLASPSIRAMDLSGGNQQKLLLARWLAINPKVLLLDEPTRGVDIGAKSEIYRIISELAANGVAILMISSELPEIVGMSDRVLVMRAGSLVGEVGGSTGEAITQENIMAYATGAREVVKS; encoded by the coding sequence ATGGCAAGTAGCACTCAACCTTCAATAAAAACTAAACCTGTACTCGAAATGCAAGGGATTACAAAAACCTTTCACGGTTTCACAGCCTTGCATGATGTCAATCTAACTATTTACCCAGGGGAAGTTCACGCCCTCATGGGTGAAAATGGTGCAGGCAAGAGTACGCTGATGAAAATTTTGGCTGGAGCCTACATAGCCGATGCAGGTGCCATCAAAATTGACGGTCAAACGGTTAGGATGACAGACCCTGGTCAAGCTAGAGAATTGGGTATAGCTATTATCTATCAAGAGCTTAATCTTGCTCCCAATCTCACGGTTGCTGAAAACATTTTTATGGGTAGCGAAATTAGGAAAGGAGGTACCCTAATTGACCCAGACGGAATGCGACGTAAGGCGGCGGAGGTACTGGAAAACCTTGACGCGAGTTTTGATGCAGGAGACTTGGTTTCCAGCCTTTCAATTGCAGAACAACAGCAAGTTGAAATAGCTAGGGCGCTCAAAGATAAGAGCCGCATCCTAGTAATGGATGAGCCAACAGCAGCGCTTTCAGACCGCGAGACAGAGAAGCTTTTCGAGGTTGTTCGCCGCTTACGGAATGAGGGTATTGCGATTATTTACATTAGCCATCGGATGGAAGAGATTTATGCCCTTGCCGATCGCGTTAGTGTGATCCGAGATGGTGGGTACATTGGCTCTCTGGAAAAAAGTGAAATTTCTGCCGCTCGCCTCGTGGAAATGATGGTGGGTCGTCCTTTACAGGATTTGTACGAACATAAGCGTCAAACAACTCCTGGTCCAGTTGTCCTTGAGGTAACGCATTTAAGTGATGGGCGCAAGGTAAAATCTGCAAGTTTTCAACTTCATGCTGGCGAAATTGTTGGTTTAGCGGGCTTGGTTGGCGCAGGTAGAACTGAAATTGCTCGTCTTATTTTTGGTGCTGACCGAAAGGCTAGCGGTGAAATCAAACTGGAAGGTCGTTCACTAAATATCTCGACACCCGATGATGCAATTAAAGCGGGAATTGCCTATGTACCAGAAGATCGGAAGCATCTAGGTCTATTTCTAGAGATTAGTTCTGGTGAAAATATCACCATGAATGTCCTTGGTCGAGAGGCAAAAGCTGGCATTATCAACTCGAAATCACTTTTTAGAATTGTGGCTGACGCCGTTAATAACTTGGGGATTCGTCTTGCCAGTCCAAGCATCAGGGCAATGGATTTATCTGGGGGAAATCAACAGAAGTTATTGCTAGCACGTTGGTTAGCGATTAACCCGAAGGTACTTTTACTAGATGAACCAACACGAGGGGTAGACATTGGTGCAAAAAGCGAAATTTATCGAATTATTAGCGAGCTAGCAGCAAACGGTGTCGCCATTTTAATGATTTCCAGCGAGCTGCCGGAAATTGTGGGAATGAGCGATCGCGTATTAGTCATGCGTGCGGGAAGCCTGGTGGGTGAAGTAGGCGGCTCAACCGGGGAAGCCATTACGCAAGAGAACATTATGGCTTATGCCACAGGGGCAAGAGAGGTAGTAAAATCATGA
- a CDS encoding ribose ABC transporter permease: protein MSQTEVRTTRNGTSDRQRASKRQAWRNFIQVAGILPILLVICIVFSLVSPSFLSPGNLINVIRQASINIVLATGMTFVILTGGIDLSVGSILGVTAVVGVLVSLIPGAGLFAVPAALLAGVCLGLLNGALIAYLGLPPFIVTLGSYTALRGVAYLVANGTTVINRNLNFAWIGNNYFGPIPWLVVIALLAVVASWFVLRRTVLGRHIYAVGGNIRAARLTGIKVSQVLLFVYGVSGLLSGLGGIMSASRLYSATGMLGQGYELDAIAAVILGGTSFTGGIGTIWGTLLGALIIALLNNGLTLMNVSFFWQLVVKGLVIIIAVTIDRLRTRSSAA from the coding sequence ATGAGTCAAACAGAAGTAAGAACCACCAGAAATGGAACAAGCGATCGCCAGAGAGCAAGTAAACGTCAAGCTTGGAGAAATTTCATCCAAGTTGCCGGTATCCTACCGATTTTGCTTGTCATCTGTATCGTTTTTTCCCTTGTTTCGCCCAGCTTTCTTTCTCCAGGGAATCTGATTAATGTCATTCGGCAAGCCTCCATCAATATTGTGCTGGCTACTGGGATGACATTTGTGATTTTGACGGGAGGAATTGACCTTTCAGTCGGGTCAATTTTAGGCGTGACGGCAGTAGTCGGAGTGCTTGTCTCGTTAATTCCAGGTGCGGGTTTGTTCGCCGTCCCGGCTGCCCTACTAGCGGGAGTGTGTTTGGGATTACTGAACGGAGCGCTGATTGCCTATTTGGGTTTACCTCCTTTCATCGTGACACTCGGTTCTTACACGGCTTTACGAGGTGTTGCTTATTTAGTTGCCAATGGCACTACAGTTATTAATCGAAATCTAAATTTTGCTTGGATAGGTAACAATTATTTCGGCCCAATTCCGTGGCTAGTTGTAATTGCATTGTTGGCCGTCGTAGCCAGTTGGTTTGTCTTAAGACGGACAGTACTGGGGAGGCATATTTACGCCGTGGGCGGTAATATCCGGGCGGCACGACTAACAGGAATTAAAGTAAGCCAGGTGCTGTTATTTGTCTATGGCGTCAGTGGGTTGCTTTCCGGTTTAGGGGGAATTATGAGTGCGTCGCGCCTCTACAGTGCGACGGGTATGTTGGGGCAAGGCTATGAACTCGATGCGATCGCTGCTGTAATTTTAGGAGGAACAAGCTTCACGGGTGGCATTGGAACTATTTGGGGGACTCTCCTCGGTGCCTTAATTATCGCCCTACTCAACAATGGATTAACCCTGATGAACGTGTCCTTTTTCTGGCAGTTAGTGGTCAAGGGTCTTGTGATTATTATCGCCGTGACTATTGACAGACTTCGTACCCGTTCTAGCGCAGCGTGA
- a CDS encoding polysaccharide biosynthesis tyrosine autokinase — translation MTQSNLNTVPETDPGYGQLFSILIRRRLWLLGILCLALGIATAKAFTTKSTYVSSLQLLVEPNYQSKKQDGQEGADKQIVDPNIEVDSATQLNLMQGSQLLQKAVDLLRPDYPDLTIKELKKTLSVFQVEGSEDDSKTKIFEATYTANDPVKTQKVLQAVQRVYLDYNREQQRVRLAKGLAFIDEQLPKARLSVTQSEAALEKFRKTQNLIEPDTQTKALADALNAIQDERRKNQAQYRELQANYNTLQQQVARSPKDALVSSRLSQSTRYQSLLNEIQKTDLALAEQRKRFTDDNPTIQKLLFQRQQQLALLEEEGQRTVGEDSSQLKGENLLSEGQLGETDVGLTNKLLELQSSIRGLMAREQTLAEKEQQLRVELQRFPSVLADYNRLQPEIKLKRETLDQLEKARQELSLEIARGGFDWQVVEQPLLGEKTGPKKGQIILLGAVAGVMLGGIAAFIRETMDDAVRNSDELKQQVALPVLGMTPELPKVKKSEPRLLLPFGKSQALEPVGNQPIIKLPFGKPKVLAPWTIEVLHWSPSWQSLDLIYKNIQLLNSVSTLRSLMVTSAVAGEGKSTLALGLAISAARLHQRVLLIDADLRNPTLHEKLNLPNDYGLSSLLSSDAPRPIQASLHSSSAYIDVITSGPIPADPANLLSSPRMGELMAAFEQTYDLVLVDAPPVLGLVDSILTASYCRGVVLVARMGQITRSELTQATAMLSKLNLIGVVANGDNSSQNSYASKSARGANKEDWKTQRTAQLVSGSPIQYEGNPKNAEPVNLEK, via the coding sequence ATGACTCAAAGCAATCTCAACACAGTGCCTGAAACAGATCCAGGGTATGGACAGCTTTTTTCTATATTAATCCGGCGACGGCTTTGGTTACTCGGTATATTGTGCCTTGCTTTGGGTATTGCTACCGCCAAAGCTTTTACGACTAAGTCAACCTATGTAAGCTCTCTCCAACTGCTAGTAGAACCCAATTATCAAAGCAAAAAACAAGACGGGCAAGAGGGAGCAGATAAGCAGATTGTCGATCCCAACATTGAGGTAGACAGTGCGACTCAGCTTAACCTAATGCAGGGTTCACAGCTTCTGCAAAAAGCCGTAGACTTACTGCGCCCTGATTACCCAGATCTGACAATCAAGGAGCTTAAAAAAACCTTAAGCGTGTTTCAGGTTGAGGGTAGTGAGGATGATAGCAAAACCAAGATTTTTGAAGCTACTTATACCGCTAACGATCCAGTTAAAACGCAAAAAGTTCTCCAGGCAGTACAGCGAGTTTATTTAGATTACAACCGAGAGCAACAGAGAGTACGTTTAGCCAAAGGTCTTGCTTTTATTGATGAGCAATTACCCAAAGCTCGTTTAAGCGTTACTCAGTCTGAGGCCGCGTTAGAAAAGTTTCGCAAAACTCAGAATCTGATTGAGCCAGACACACAAACGAAAGCTCTGGCAGATGCTCTGAACGCTATTCAAGACGAACGCCGGAAAAACCAGGCTCAATATCGGGAGCTTCAGGCTAACTACAACACCCTACAGCAGCAGGTTGCCCGTTCTCCAAAAGATGCTCTCGTCTCCTCACGTTTGAGCCAGTCTACTCGTTACCAATCATTACTCAACGAGATTCAAAAAACAGACTTGGCGCTTGCCGAGCAGCGAAAACGCTTCACCGATGACAACCCAACAATTCAAAAGCTCTTGTTTCAGCGTCAGCAGCAGCTTGCTCTACTAGAGGAAGAAGGGCAGCGTACTGTTGGGGAGGATTCTTCTCAACTCAAGGGAGAAAACCTTCTTAGTGAAGGACAACTAGGTGAGACGGACGTGGGCCTCACAAACAAGCTTCTTGAGCTACAGAGTAGTATCCGGGGACTCATGGCACGCGAACAGACGCTAGCCGAGAAAGAGCAGCAACTCCGTGTAGAGCTGCAACGCTTTCCCAGTGTGCTAGCCGATTACAATCGTCTCCAACCCGAAATAAAACTGAAGCGCGAAACCCTCGATCAGTTAGAGAAAGCAAGACAAGAATTGAGTTTAGAAATTGCCAGGGGAGGATTTGATTGGCAAGTTGTTGAGCAACCTCTACTAGGAGAGAAAACGGGTCCGAAAAAAGGACAAATAATTTTACTGGGTGCGGTAGCTGGGGTAATGTTGGGTGGAATTGCCGCCTTTATCCGTGAAACAATGGATGATGCGGTTCGCAATTCTGATGAGTTAAAACAGCAAGTTGCCTTACCTGTGTTGGGTATGACTCCAGAGTTGCCAAAAGTGAAAAAAAGCGAACCGAGGTTGCTTCTGCCTTTCGGTAAGTCCCAAGCTTTAGAACCTGTCGGGAATCAACCCATCATCAAATTGCCTTTTGGCAAGCCAAAAGTGCTAGCACCTTGGACGATTGAAGTCCTCCATTGGTCACCGTCTTGGCAATCCCTAGACCTGATTTATAAAAACATTCAACTTCTGAATTCTGTTTCGACGCTCCGCTCTCTGATGGTCACATCAGCCGTCGCGGGCGAAGGAAAATCAACCCTGGCTTTGGGTTTAGCCATTAGTGCAGCTCGTTTACATCAGCGAGTACTGCTGATTGATGCCGATTTACGCAATCCAACGCTACACGAAAAACTCAATCTTCCTAATGATTATGGGCTCTCAAGCCTACTCTCCAGTGATGCTCCTCGCCCGATCCAGGCGAGTCTTCATTCTTCAAGTGCGTACATTGATGTCATCACCTCTGGGCCAATCCCAGCCGATCCAGCCAACCTGTTGAGTTCCCCACGCATGGGAGAATTGATGGCAGCGTTTGAGCAGACCTATGACTTGGTACTGGTCGATGCTCCTCCAGTTCTGGGTTTAGTGGATTCGATTTTAACCGCATCCTATTGCCGGGGTGTGGTGCTGGTTGCACGCATGGGGCAAATCACCCGAAGCGAACTCACACAGGCTACAGCTATGTTGAGTAAGTTGAACCTGATTGGAGTTGTGGCGAATGGGGATAATAGTTCCCAGAACAGCTATGCATCCAAGTCAGCTCGTGGGGCAAACAAAGAGGATTGGAAAACCCAAAGAACTGCTCAACTCGTCTCTGGCTCACCGATTCAGTATGAGGGAAACCCTAAAAATGCTGAACCTGTGAATTTAGAAAAATAA
- a CDS encoding glycosyltransferase — MKIALVHDYLTQPGGAERVFELLCKRYPNADIFTSIHDPKLPLDFGERKIRTTGLQNLPEAIKYKYFRLLAPLYFQAFRSFNLENYDLIISSSTSFAKAVKKRPGAIHICFCHNVTRFLWDTDTYLREYATYRKMYPFLKPVFKALKKLDLEYAQEPDYYIANSSIVARRIQRYYKKPAQVINYPIDSSKFIFSEEKDDFYFASARLISYKRIDVIVEAFNWLGWPLLISGNGPERERLEGRALKNIKFLGHVPDSKRSILMARARSVIVAALEDYGLVPVEANASGTPVIAYGAGGVLDTQIPGKTGVFFSRQTPESIQAALLEASKINWDYREIREHALSQFSEEVFFNKVEQVIEDICRSHRSYSLLH; from the coding sequence ATGAAAATCGCTTTAGTTCACGATTATTTAACGCAACCAGGTGGGGCAGAGCGTGTATTTGAACTGCTTTGTAAGCGCTACCCCAATGCCGACATCTTTACATCTATACACGATCCAAAACTGCCTCTTGACTTTGGGGAGCGTAAGATTCGTACAACTGGATTGCAAAATCTTCCTGAAGCCATTAAATATAAATATTTCCGGCTTTTGGCTCCCTTATATTTTCAAGCTTTTCGCTCCTTTAATTTGGAAAATTACGATCTGATTATTAGCAGTAGCACCAGCTTTGCTAAGGCGGTGAAAAAAAGGCCAGGAGCTATACACATTTGCTTTTGCCACAATGTCACTCGCTTTTTATGGGATACCGACACTTATCTGCGAGAATATGCTACATATCGCAAAATGTATCCATTTCTTAAACCCGTTTTTAAAGCTCTCAAGAAGTTAGACCTTGAATATGCTCAAGAACCCGACTATTACATAGCAAACTCTAGCATTGTCGCTCGTCGAATCCAAAGGTATTATAAAAAACCAGCACAGGTTATTAACTACCCCATTGATAGTAGTAAATTCATTTTTTCAGAAGAGAAAGATGATTTTTATTTCGCCTCGGCCCGTCTAATTAGTTATAAGAGAATTGATGTAATTGTTGAAGCTTTTAATTGGTTAGGATGGCCTTTATTAATTTCAGGGAATGGCCCAGAACGGGAGCGCTTAGAAGGCAGAGCCTTGAAAAACATTAAATTTTTAGGACATGTGCCCGACTCCAAGCGAAGTATTTTGATGGCTAGAGCTCGATCTGTGATCGTGGCGGCATTAGAAGACTATGGCTTAGTCCCAGTAGAGGCTAATGCCAGTGGCACACCGGTGATTGCCTATGGTGCGGGTGGAGTACTCGATACTCAAATACCCGGTAAGACAGGAGTCTTTTTCTCTCGGCAAACACCGGAATCCATTCAAGCAGCATTGCTTGAAGCCAGTAAAATTAATTGGGACTATAGAGAAATTCGGGAACATGCCCTCAGTCAGTTTTCAGAAGAAGTATTCTTTAATAAAGTGGAGCAGGTCATTGAAGATATCTGCCGCTCACATCGCTCGTACAGTTTACTCCATTAG